In Leptidea sinapis chromosome 21, ilLepSina1.1, whole genome shotgun sequence, the following proteins share a genomic window:
- the LOC126970699 gene encoding achaete-scute complex protein T3-like: MLQEIQLLQGQNNYVVVSSGYPTATVTKTMDKRVVPIAPAPEKNYVTHDTPPNLQYRKKVHFKTNPYTGPQAASIARRNARERNRVKQVNDGFNALRRHLPASVVAALSGGARRGSGKKLSKVDTLRMVVEYIRYLQQLLDESDAALGITRDQENRENIPNGNSHAMTSLSDMDDSFFYGNGSPCSEKPDSPAPSECSSGVSSAYSAVDRFEVATQPHLGPMDEDELLDVISWWQQK; the protein is encoded by the coding sequence ATGTTGCAAGAAATACAGCTGCTTCAAGGGCAGAACAACTACGTAGTCGTTTCGTCCGGTTACCCGACTGCAACTGTGACCAAAACGATGGACAAGAGAGTTGTCCCGATCGCTCCGGCGCCGGAGAAAAACTACGTCACCCACGACACGCCTCCGAACTTGCAGTACAGGAAGAAAGTGCATTTTAAAACGAATCCGTACACTGGACCGCAGGCTGCCTCGATCGCGAGAAGAAATGCTCGGGAGCGTAATCGTGTCAAACAAGTCAATGACGGATTCAATGCCTTACGACGACACTTGCCCGCGTCTGTAGTAGCCGCTCTGTCAGGTGGCGCTAGACGAGGCTCCGGTAAAAAACTCAGCAAAGTAGACACATTAAGAATGGTCGTTGAATACATTAGATATCTCCAGCAACTGTTAGATGAAAGTGATGCTGCTTTAGGAATCACCCGTGATCAAGAGAATAGGGAAAATATTCCTAATGGTAATTCACACGCAATGACTTCCTTATCGGATATGGATGATAGTTTTTTCTATGGCAACGGATCACCGTGTTCAGAGAAGCCTGATTCCCCTGCACCTTCAGAATGCTCTTCAGGAGTTTCGTCAGCGTATTCAGCTGTTGACAGATTTGAAGTTGCAACTCAACCGCACCTTGGTCCGATGGATGAAGATGAACTCCTCGATGTTATATCCTGGTGGCAGCAAAAATAG